One part of the Bdellovibrio bacteriovorus genome encodes these proteins:
- a CDS encoding phosphoribosylaminoimidazolesuccinocarboxamide synthase, with translation MNLIYRGSVKDLYQNNDKIVFEYSNRYSIFDWGEMPDEIPQKGEALAAMASMFFDHLSSKGFSSHYLSGRSRTSIEVQPVKVLRPEWKDDAYDYSMYACRPTQCLVPLEVIFRRHLGQGNSLEGRLKKNPAYLADLELTQVPTSADSFMPALVEVSTKLETTDRYLSKADVAAMNVVNDAEYAALRKSTQEVAAELEKLFASFGVKLWDGKFEFAFTDENNGQRGLVLVDSIGPDELRLTYEGLPLSKEFLRQIYTGSEWSEAVKKAKDLAKERKTQDWKSICENELGQKPSPLTVEQIQVSSWLYLALANEIAIVLNKPRPFDEHINLKFWHQKALSLLEKKA, from the coding sequence ATGAATCTGATCTATCGCGGTTCCGTAAAGGATCTTTATCAAAACAACGACAAAATCGTTTTTGAATACAGCAATCGTTATTCCATTTTTGACTGGGGTGAAATGCCGGATGAAATTCCGCAAAAAGGCGAAGCCTTGGCGGCCATGGCTTCAATGTTCTTTGATCATCTGTCGTCCAAAGGTTTTTCTTCCCACTATCTGTCCGGTCGGTCCCGCACCTCCATTGAAGTGCAACCGGTAAAGGTTTTGCGTCCGGAATGGAAAGATGATGCCTATGACTATTCCATGTATGCGTGTCGTCCGACCCAGTGTCTGGTGCCGCTGGAGGTGATCTTCCGCCGCCATCTGGGGCAGGGAAATTCTTTAGAAGGCCGTCTGAAAAAGAATCCCGCCTATCTAGCGGATCTGGAGCTGACTCAAGTGCCCACTTCTGCTGACAGCTTTATGCCGGCCCTGGTGGAGGTGTCGACAAAACTTGAAACCACCGATCGCTACCTGTCCAAAGCGGACGTGGCGGCCATGAATGTGGTGAACGATGCCGAGTACGCAGCCCTGCGCAAGAGCACCCAGGAAGTGGCAGCCGAACTGGAAAAACTTTTTGCCAGCTTCGGGGTAAAACTGTGGGATGGAAAGTTTGAATTTGCATTCACAGATGAAAACAACGGTCAGCGGGGACTGGTCCTGGTCGATTCCATCGGGCCGGACGAATTGCGTCTGACTTATGAAGGTCTGCCGTTGTCGAAAGAATTCCTGCGTCAGATCTACACCGGATCTGAATGGAGCGAGGCGGTTAAAAAAGCCAAAGACCTTGCAAAAGAAAGAAAGACCCAGGACTGGAAGTCGATCTGTGAAAATGAACTGGGGCAAAAACCGTCCCCGTTAACAGTCGAACAGATTCAAGTCAGCTCCTGGCTGTATCTGGCTTTGGCCAACGAGATCGCCATCGTACTAAACAAACCACGTCCTTTTGACGAACACATCAACTTGAAATTCTGGCACCAAAAGGCTTTGTCTTTGCTGGAGAAAAAAGCATGA
- the purD gene encoding phosphoribosylamine--glycine ligase has translation MKMVVVGKGGREHALAQKLKSSPLVTDLWVAPGNPGMQQAGLSCVNCESPEAIEKFCLENGVSLVVVGPEALILSDLKLRLQKRGIACFAPSMEVAQLESSKLFCKGVLKDAGVKTAACQVAYSEDQALLAVGKHDFTKPLVVKADGLAQGKGVWVCNTWDMAEEAVRTLGRHFGFPLLLEECLIGKELSAFALCDGEDFVILGTACDYKRVSSDPFSANTGGMGAYSPCDFVNEADEAEIRSIFAKTLKSLRDKRLPYQGFLFAGLMKTTEGIYVLEYNVRMGDPETQALLPRLKTDLADLIMKAVTHQLKDQACELASESSVHVVATSEGYPGSPMKLGNPITAKVLSAPDRHLYFAGVSRINDQLVNVGGRVLGITALGSTREEAREKVYHEMQAVNFDGMYLRQDIGL, from the coding sequence ATGAAAATGGTTGTTGTCGGAAAGGGCGGGCGCGAGCACGCTTTGGCGCAAAAACTGAAAAGCTCCCCCTTGGTCACAGACTTGTGGGTGGCGCCGGGAAATCCCGGAATGCAGCAGGCGGGTCTGTCTTGCGTGAACTGCGAAAGCCCGGAAGCCATTGAAAAGTTCTGCCTCGAAAACGGAGTGTCGCTGGTGGTGGTTGGCCCGGAGGCTTTGATTCTGTCGGACTTAAAGCTGCGTCTGCAAAAGCGTGGTATTGCATGCTTTGCGCCTTCTATGGAAGTGGCGCAGTTGGAATCCTCCAAACTTTTCTGCAAAGGGGTGCTGAAGGACGCGGGCGTGAAAACCGCCGCTTGTCAGGTGGCTTACTCGGAAGACCAGGCCCTGCTGGCCGTTGGAAAGCATGACTTTACAAAGCCCCTGGTGGTGAAGGCCGATGGCCTGGCTCAAGGCAAGGGCGTGTGGGTTTGCAACACCTGGGATATGGCTGAAGAAGCTGTGCGCACACTGGGACGTCATTTTGGTTTTCCATTGTTGTTGGAAGAATGTCTGATCGGAAAAGAACTTTCCGCCTTTGCGTTGTGCGATGGCGAGGACTTTGTGATTCTGGGCACGGCTTGTGACTACAAGCGTGTGTCGTCGGATCCTTTCAGCGCCAACACCGGCGGCATGGGGGCCTACAGCCCCTGTGACTTTGTGAACGAGGCGGATGAGGCGGAGATTCGCAGTATTTTTGCCAAAACTCTGAAGAGCTTGCGGGACAAACGCCTGCCGTATCAGGGCTTTTTGTTTGCGGGCTTGATGAAAACAACGGAAGGCATTTACGTTCTGGAATACAACGTGCGCATGGGGGATCCGGAAACCCAGGCCCTTTTGCCTCGCCTGAAAACGGACCTTGCGGATCTGATCATGAAGGCCGTGACTCATCAATTGAAAGATCAGGCATGTGAACTGGCCTCCGAATCTTCCGTTCACGTTGTCGCAACCAGCGAAGGCTATCCGGGATCGCCGATGAAACTGGGAAATCCCATCACGGCCAAGGTTCTTTCCGCCCCGGATCGTCATTTGTACTTTGCCGGCGTCAGCCGCATCAATGATCAACTGGTCAATGTCGGTGGCCGTGTTTTGGGCATAACTGCCCTGGGGTCCACCCGCGAAGAGGCTCGGGAAAAGGTCTATCATGAAATGCAGGCTGTGAATTTTGACGGCATGTATCTGCGACAGGATATCGGGCTATGA
- the purN gene encoding phosphoribosylglycinamide formyltransferase, whose product MNKIRIAILASGTGSNAEALMKKAQSLNSVEVTFVLSDKAGAGVLEKAQNLSVRHFVVAKQNDRREHEQRVLNLLREYRIDWVFLAGYMRLLSPEFLQTFSAWHRGSSQVVNIHPSLLPAYPGVDSIRRAYEDRVNESGVTLHLVDEGMDTGPHLMQSRLTLEAGESLADWSVRFHKLEHQTYTQFLELVALGQIPTSPFEET is encoded by the coding sequence ATGAATAAAATCAGGATTGCGATCTTGGCCTCTGGAACCGGCTCCAATGCCGAAGCTCTGATGAAAAAGGCGCAGTCCCTGAATTCTGTCGAAGTCACCTTTGTCCTTTCTGACAAAGCCGGGGCGGGTGTTTTGGAAAAGGCTCAAAATCTTTCTGTGCGCCATTTTGTAGTGGCCAAACAAAACGATCGCCGCGAACACGAGCAGCGCGTGTTAAACCTGCTGCGTGAATACCGCATTGACTGGGTCTTTCTGGCTGGTTACATGCGCCTGTTAAGTCCTGAGTTTTTGCAGACCTTCAGTGCCTGGCATCGAGGGAGTTCACAAGTGGTGAACATTCATCCGTCGCTGCTGCCGGCCTATCCAGGTGTTGATTCCATCCGCCGCGCCTATGAAGACCGCGTAAATGAAAGTGGCGTGACACTGCATCTGGTGGACGAGGGTATGGACACAGGCCCGCACCTGATGCAGTCGCGATTGACCTTGGAAGCCGGTGAAAGCCTGGCCGACTGGTCTGTGCGTTTTCATAAACTGGAACATCAAACTTACACTCAATTTCTGGAACTTGTGGCTTTGGGGCAGATCCCCACAAGCCCATTTGAGGAGACTTAA
- a CDS encoding phosphoribosylformylglycinamidine synthase subunit PurL, giving the protein MQRISVRSRYDHSTEKALKSALSLEAPVNELHLRRVYWLLEKKSGAAREFPLQTAMDKVFFDPISESRKTGFMDYQDDKTYVEVRFLAGVTDNMARTATEALMLFSAQHNSSWQEFPLEVHSGWEMEISGDISKEQIEKVLFQNLANPLLNRLEIQTGAALKKQNTWAAYPHFWKASEHMPQLQLLNLDANTLQRINNERGLALSDEEIQTILTHFSSPEVAAERASYGWHGKITEVELECLAQTWSEHCKHKIFAADVDYTESSGDFPALGEKNITSLYKSYIQKATRDLDDCGYLVSVFKDNAGIVDFDSKLNVCVKVETHNSPSALDPFGGALTGILGVNRDILGCGLGAKPVANTDVFCLSTPNLFPKADSPQRPELLKDPGVIFRGVHQGVEEGGNQSGIPTINGAFCFASEFAAKPLIFVGSVGVMPKTVHGRGSESKEIRAGDLIVVAGGRLGKDGVHGATFSSLALHDNVASNVVQIGDSITQKRLLDFTLKARDNGWIQSITDNGAGGVSSSIGEMAQYSGGARMDLGLHPVKYSGLEYWEMLVSESQERMSYAVSPNHLLEFMNLARHMGVEAFVLGEFTDSGSFDIFHGKEPLAKISLEFLHEGLSRMKLKAHFDGPKQYQEYFRAEGKAPLNGNDLAAALKKVLANPNVASREPLVRYYDHEVQGATRVKPYGGKTQSGANDAGVLDLSVHGGDTNNAVAVSNGLCPQFSWYDTYLMAQKAVDESVRNLVATGADPAKMALVDNFCWPDPTPKNTNPDAAHKMAQLVRACAGLYDAALAYRAPFVSGKDSMKNDFIGKTKGGETVKISVPPTLLVTAMAQVPDATKTAPGFFQKAGDLIYLLGTPTNSLYASVLSQEFTVQESAPEYPDLKRNKDLYLRIFAAHQKSFLQSCHDISDGGLMTALAESGFGNNLGMKLNLDSLSWNQLWSETGSLFVVSVKPADKSQFEELFTSQQRLLGEVQENPVMSWQHQGITQNTALSELQKIWSEGVLNVYQA; this is encoded by the coding sequence ATGCAAAGAATATCTGTGCGCAGCCGCTATGATCACAGCACCGAAAAAGCTCTTAAATCGGCGTTGTCGCTGGAAGCCCCAGTGAACGAACTGCACCTGCGCCGCGTGTACTGGCTGCTTGAAAAGAAATCCGGCGCCGCCCGCGAATTCCCTCTGCAGACAGCGATGGACAAGGTCTTCTTTGATCCGATCTCAGAATCCCGGAAAACCGGTTTCATGGACTATCAGGACGACAAAACCTATGTCGAAGTCCGTTTCCTGGCCGGAGTCACCGACAACATGGCTCGCACCGCGACCGAGGCTTTGATGCTGTTTTCTGCGCAACATAATTCTTCCTGGCAGGAGTTCCCTCTGGAAGTTCACAGCGGATGGGAAATGGAAATCAGTGGGGATATTTCCAAAGAGCAAATTGAAAAGGTTCTGTTCCAGAATCTGGCCAATCCACTTTTAAACAGGCTTGAAATTCAGACGGGCGCAGCCCTGAAAAAACAAAACACCTGGGCCGCTTATCCTCATTTCTGGAAGGCCTCCGAGCACATGCCCCAGTTGCAGCTTTTGAATCTGGACGCGAACACTCTTCAACGCATCAACAACGAACGCGGCCTTGCTTTAAGTGATGAAGAGATTCAAACCATTCTGACTCATTTTAGTTCCCCGGAAGTGGCTGCCGAGCGTGCTTCCTACGGCTGGCATGGCAAGATCACAGAAGTGGAACTTGAATGTCTGGCTCAAACCTGGAGTGAACACTGCAAGCACAAGATCTTTGCCGCTGACGTGGACTATACAGAAAGCTCTGGCGACTTCCCGGCCCTGGGCGAAAAGAACATCACCAGTCTTTACAAAAGCTATATTCAAAAAGCCACCCGCGATCTGGATGACTGCGGTTATCTGGTGTCTGTCTTTAAAGACAACGCCGGTATTGTCGATTTTGATTCAAAATTAAATGTGTGCGTTAAAGTCGAAACGCATAACAGCCCGTCGGCGCTGGATCCTTTCGGCGGCGCTTTGACGGGCATCTTGGGTGTGAACCGTGATATCCTGGGTTGCGGCCTGGGCGCGAAACCTGTCGCCAACACAGATGTCTTCTGTCTTTCCACCCCGAACCTGTTTCCGAAAGCAGATTCCCCGCAAAGACCCGAGCTGCTCAAAGATCCCGGTGTGATCTTCCGCGGCGTCCATCAGGGGGTCGAAGAGGGTGGCAATCAAAGCGGTATTCCGACCATCAATGGTGCTTTCTGTTTTGCCAGTGAATTTGCCGCGAAGCCTTTGATCTTTGTCGGCTCTGTTGGCGTGATGCCCAAGACCGTTCACGGCCGCGGCAGCGAATCCAAAGAAATTCGCGCGGGTGATCTGATTGTGGTGGCTGGCGGGCGCCTTGGAAAAGATGGCGTGCACGGTGCGACCTTCAGTTCTTTGGCGTTGCATGACAACGTGGCCTCGAATGTTGTGCAAATCGGTGACAGCATCACGCAAAAGCGTCTTTTGGATTTCACCTTGAAAGCTCGCGACAACGGCTGGATTCAATCCATCACGGACAACGGGGCTGGGGGTGTCAGTTCCTCGATCGGGGAAATGGCGCAGTATTCGGGCGGGGCGCGCATGGATTTGGGTCTGCATCCAGTGAAGTACTCGGGCCTTGAATACTGGGAAATGCTGGTCAGTGAATCTCAAGAGCGTATGTCTTATGCCGTCAGCCCGAATCACCTGCTGGAGTTTATGAATCTGGCTCGTCACATGGGTGTTGAGGCTTTTGTTCTGGGAGAATTCACCGATTCCGGATCCTTTGACATCTTTCACGGCAAAGAACCTCTGGCAAAGATCAGCCTTGAATTCCTGCATGAAGGTTTAAGCCGAATGAAGCTGAAAGCCCACTTCGACGGACCAAAACAATATCAGGAATACTTCCGCGCCGAAGGTAAGGCTCCACTGAATGGCAATGATCTTGCCGCGGCCCTTAAAAAAGTTCTGGCAAATCCCAACGTGGCTTCGCGCGAACCTTTAGTTCGTTACTATGACCACGAAGTGCAAGGGGCCACACGCGTGAAACCTTATGGTGGTAAGACCCAGTCCGGAGCCAACGATGCCGGTGTTCTGGATCTGTCCGTGCACGGCGGGGACACCAACAACGCGGTGGCAGTTTCAAACGGACTGTGCCCGCAGTTTTCCTGGTATGACACTTATCTGATGGCGCAAAAAGCGGTCGACGAATCCGTGCGCAATCTGGTCGCGACCGGGGCGGACCCGGCGAAGATGGCCTTGGTCGATAATTTCTGCTGGCCGGATCCGACCCCCAAAAACACCAACCCCGATGCGGCCCATAAGATGGCGCAGTTGGTGCGGGCCTGTGCCGGGCTTTACGATGCGGCTCTGGCTTACCGGGCTCCGTTTGTCAGCGGCAAAGACAGTATGAAAAATGATTTCATCGGAAAAACCAAAGGTGGCGAAACTGTGAAGATATCTGTGCCGCCAACCTTGCTGGTGACGGCCATGGCACAGGTCCCGGATGCGACGAAAACAGCACCGGGATTCTTCCAGAAGGCCGGGGATCTGATTTATTTATTGGGCACACCGACGAACAGTCTTTACGCTTCGGTTCTTTCCCAGGAATTCACCGTGCAGGAATCAGCGCCTGAGTATCCGGATTTAAAACGGAACAAGGATCTTTACTTGCGCATCTTTGCGGCTCATCAGAAGTCTTTTTTGCAGTCTTGCCACGATATTTCTGATGGCGGTCTGATGACGGCCTTGGCGGAAAGCGGCTTTGGCAACAATCTGGGAATGAAGCTGAATCTGGATTCACTGAGCTGGAATCAACTGTGGTCTGAAACGGGTTCTTTGTTTGTGGTCAGTGTGAAGCCTGCTGACAAGTCCCAGTTTGAAGAACTGTTCACCAGTCAGCAAAGACTGCTGGGAGAAGTTCAGGAAAATCCTGTGATGAGCTGGCAGCATCAGGGAATCACACAAAACACCGCCTTGTCCGAACTGCAAAAAATCTGGTCTGAAGGAGTTTTGAATGTCTATCAAGCCTAA
- a CDS encoding phosphoribosylformylglycinamidine synthase subunit PurQ: MSIKPKFLVLWGDGINCENETVRAVSLAGGEADKVHVNDLLANPGLLNEYQALVIPGGFSFGDHLGSGQVLALKLEMNLKNELQQFVKTRPVLGICNGFQTLVKLGLLPDADFQRSCALVKNEQGHFVDRWIEVERNEKSPCVWTRNLPARFALPIRHGEGRFVCRDESLLQRLLTQNQAVLRYTEDVNGAQAQIAGVCDPSGLVFALMPHPEAAVHDWHLPYEGEAWGLEFFKSAVNYLNQEMGVNL; this comes from the coding sequence ATGTCTATCAAGCCTAAGTTTCTGGTTTTGTGGGGTGACGGAATCAACTGTGAAAATGAAACAGTCAGGGCCGTTTCTTTGGCTGGCGGTGAAGCGGACAAAGTCCACGTCAATGACCTGCTGGCAAACCCAGGGCTCTTGAATGAATATCAGGCCCTGGTGATTCCCGGTGGTTTTTCTTTCGGCGATCATCTGGGCAGCGGGCAGGTGCTGGCCCTGAAGCTTGAAATGAATCTAAAAAATGAATTGCAGCAGTTTGTGAAAACCCGCCCGGTGTTGGGCATCTGCAATGGCTTTCAGACACTCGTCAAGCTGGGCCTGTTGCCGGACGCTGACTTTCAGCGCAGTTGTGCGCTGGTGAAAAACGAGCAGGGGCATTTTGTGGACCGCTGGATCGAAGTGGAAAGAAACGAAAAATCCCCTTGCGTCTGGACCCGGAATCTTCCCGCCAGATTTGCTCTGCCGATTCGTCACGGGGAAGGCAGATTTGTCTGCCGGGATGAAAGCCTTCTGCAGCGACTGCTGACCCAGAATCAGGCCGTGCTTCGTTATACCGAAGACGTCAATGGCGCGCAGGCGCAGATTGCCGGTGTCTGTGATCCGTCGGGTTTGGTTTTTGCCCTGATGCCTCATCCCGAGGCGGCGGTGCATGACTGGCATCTTCCCTATGAAGGCGAAGCGTGGGGTCTGGAATTTTTCAAAAGTGCAGTGAATTATTTGAATCAGGAAATGGGAGTGAACCTATGA
- the purH gene encoding bifunctional phosphoribosylaminoimidazolecarboxamide formyltransferase/IMP cyclohydrolase, whose protein sequence is MNPIRRALLSVSDKTGLLELAKNLAAQNVELIASGGTAKALTEAGLKVTAVETLSGKGEAFNGRMKTISFEIASSLLFRRQDENDVHQAAELGIEPIDLVVVNLYPFHATLQKQAGFEECIENIDIGGPTLLRAGAKNFHSVTVLCEPSQYGDFLKEFNGNKGATTWEFRQKCAAAVYTMTAFYDMAIAGFLTQKSGAALRYGENPHQKAVVLKDPFADGLAHAKSLQGKEMSYNNYLDADFALKTLQDVHSWQGSKALPVAVVVKHNTPCGMAVAETPQRALEKAWKGDEKSSFGGIIALNVPVTEDIANFFAEKFVEVILAPSFTDGAREKLKKNCRVMEIALKPNPSMQVRSIEGGLLLQDSDAFDLSQMKTVTQKQVSPDQQRLAAFAMLVVKNLKSNAIALCRQDGPEFELLTMGSGQTNRIDCIEKLISSRLADKGITDLSEVVLASDAFFPFADSVQVSAKLGVKTIIQPGGSVKDPEVIAEADRLGVSMIFTGRRHFLH, encoded by the coding sequence ATGAATCCAATCCGCCGAGCTCTGTTGAGCGTGTCTGATAAAACCGGTTTGCTGGAGCTGGCAAAGAACCTGGCCGCCCAAAATGTCGAGCTGATTGCCAGCGGCGGCACCGCCAAGGCTTTGACTGAGGCCGGATTGAAAGTCACCGCGGTGGAAACTTTGAGCGGCAAAGGCGAAGCCTTCAACGGCCGGATGAAAACCATCAGCTTTGAAATTGCCTCAAGCCTGCTGTTTCGCCGTCAGGATGAAAATGATGTGCACCAGGCCGCCGAGCTGGGGATTGAACCCATTGATCTGGTGGTGGTGAATCTTTATCCCTTCCACGCGACCCTGCAAAAGCAGGCGGGGTTTGAGGAGTGCATTGAAAACATCGACATCGGGGGGCCGACCTTGCTGCGTGCAGGGGCCAAAAACTTCCACTCCGTCACGGTGTTGTGCGAGCCCTCCCAGTACGGTGACTTCTTAAAAGAATTCAACGGCAACAAAGGCGCAACCACTTGGGAGTTCCGTCAAAAATGTGCCGCTGCCGTTTACACCATGACGGCCTTTTATGACATGGCCATTGCCGGTTTCTTGACGCAAAAATCCGGGGCCGCTCTAAGATACGGGGAAAACCCGCATCAAAAGGCCGTGGTGCTGAAAGATCCATTTGCTGACGGTCTGGCCCACGCCAAATCCCTGCAGGGCAAAGAGATGTCCTACAACAATTATCTGGATGCCGACTTTGCCCTGAAGACTTTGCAGGATGTGCATTCCTGGCAGGGGAGCAAAGCTTTGCCCGTCGCCGTGGTTGTGAAACATAACACGCCCTGCGGTATGGCCGTGGCCGAAACTCCGCAGCGAGCTTTGGAAAAAGCCTGGAAAGGGGATGAGAAAAGCTCTTTCGGCGGCATCATTGCCCTGAATGTTCCAGTGACAGAGGACATCGCAAACTTTTTTGCCGAAAAATTTGTCGAGGTGATTCTGGCGCCATCCTTCACCGACGGCGCCCGCGAAAAACTGAAAAAGAACTGCCGCGTGATGGAAATTGCATTAAAGCCCAATCCCTCCATGCAGGTGCGCTCCATCGAAGGAGGGCTGCTGCTGCAGGACTCGGATGCTTTTGATTTAAGCCAGATGAAAACCGTCACGCAAAAACAAGTCAGCCCGGACCAGCAGCGTCTGGCGGCTTTTGCGATGCTGGTGGTGAAGAACCTGAAAAGCAACGCCATCGCGCTTTGCCGGCAGGACGGACCAGAGTTCGAGCTGCTGACCATGGGCTCCGGTCAGACCAACCGCATCGACTGCATTGAAAAACTGATCAGCTCGCGTCTTGCTGACAAAGGCATCACCGATCTTTCCGAAGTGGTCCTGGCGTCCGACGCGTTCTTCCCGTTTGCTGATTCGGTTCAGGTATCGGCAAAGTTGGGAGTTAAAACCATCATCCAACCCGGAGGATCCGTGAAGGACCCGGAAGTGATCGCCGAAGCCGATCGCCTGGGGGTTTCCATGATCTTTACCGGCCGCCGCCACTTTTTACACTAG
- the purM gene encoding phosphoribosylformylglycinamidine cyclo-ligase — protein sequence MTTVSLDYKNAGVDITKADAFVERIKNLVPTTFNDQVLQGIGGFAAVYKLTEEKYLASCTDGVGTKLKLAQALNKHHGIGIDLVAMCVNDLLCVGAKPLFFLDYMAFGKLDTQVSEELIAGMVDGCRQSGMALIGGETAEMPGVYQGNEYDLAGFSVGEMSPADIFDEKDMNEGDVLIGIASSGFHSNGYSLLRKLVNQDETELMQELLTPTRIYVKLVNELRRQFPLAMVGASHITGGGIHNIPRMSEKFDYDISGWPALNEMVSVFGKIIPRAGLSGEELYRTFNMGVGLVLLIKKEQADSVQTWLTSQGEKHWRLGSVQKGTGQIAPARH from the coding sequence ATGACGACTGTGAGTTTGGATTATAAAAATGCAGGAGTTGACATCACCAAGGCCGATGCCTTCGTGGAAAGAATCAAAAATCTGGTGCCGACCACTTTCAACGACCAGGTTCTTCAGGGCATCGGGGGCTTTGCTGCTGTTTACAAGCTGACTGAAGAAAAGTACCTGGCCTCCTGCACGGACGGTGTGGGCACAAAATTGAAACTGGCCCAGGCCCTGAACAAACACCACGGCATCGGAATCGATCTGGTCGCGATGTGTGTGAATGATCTGTTGTGTGTCGGAGCAAAGCCGTTGTTCTTTTTGGATTACATGGCCTTTGGAAAGCTCGACACCCAGGTCAGTGAAGAGCTGATCGCCGGAATGGTTGACGGCTGCCGTCAGTCCGGGATGGCGCTGATTGGCGGTGAAACGGCCGAAATGCCCGGCGTGTATCAGGGGAATGAATATGACCTCGCGGGTTTCAGTGTGGGTGAAATGAGCCCGGCGGATATCTTCGATGAAAAAGACATGAACGAAGGGGATGTGCTGATCGGGATTGCGTCGTCAGGATTTCATTCCAATGGATATTCTCTGCTGAGAAAGCTGGTGAACCAGGATGAAACCGAACTGATGCAGGAGCTTCTGACTCCGACCCGCATTTACGTGAAATTGGTCAATGAGCTGCGCCGCCAGTTCCCTCTGGCGATGGTGGGGGCTTCCCATATCACGGGCGGGGGCATTCACAATATTCCGCGCATGAGTGAAAAGTTTGATTACGATATTTCCGGCTGGCCGGCCTTGAATGAAATGGTTTCGGTCTTTGGCAAGATCATTCCGCGTGCGGGTCTTTCTGGTGAAGAGTTGTATCGCACCTTCAACATGGGGGTCGGACTGGTTTTGCTGATCAAGAAAGAGCAGGCTGATTCCGTGCAAACATGGTTGACCTCTCAAGGCGAGAAGCACTGGCGCTTAGGCTCCGTACAAAAAGGCACAGGTCAAATCGCCCCCGCGCGTCACTAG
- a CDS encoding alpha/beta hydrolase-fold protein, with amino-acid sequence MKLAVGMLAFSLVVFASNGFAGAQPVCGTQTTSLGDSYNYCVHTGNRQKTQDVVYYFHGLWGNARQFFDQRRDTSWVLKRWAQLGYEPSVVTISFGEIWLLVNNQKFPLLPVFQNEMMPFLEGQVGGLGSGRRLLMGESMGGFNASQASLQLPATFSKVALLCPALTVIGPYSSEADIDKYIARTKALRSRVNLMLGISREVFADEADWQNHNPFNLLTRYSGLIRPVFFVSTGLQDEFGFQEGSAEFVKAAQAVGMSATWSPLAGGHCKYNREAVAQFFLSRTR; translated from the coding sequence ATGAAACTCGCAGTAGGGATGCTGGCGTTTTCTTTGGTGGTGTTTGCTTCAAATGGATTTGCGGGGGCGCAGCCGGTCTGTGGCACTCAAACGACTTCTTTGGGCGATTCTTATAATTATTGTGTTCACACGGGCAATCGTCAGAAAACCCAGGACGTGGTTTATTACTTTCATGGATTGTGGGGGAATGCCCGGCAGTTTTTTGATCAGCGTCGTGACACCTCGTGGGTGCTGAAGCGCTGGGCCCAGTTGGGGTATGAGCCTTCGGTGGTGACGATCTCTTTTGGTGAAATCTGGCTGCTGGTCAATAATCAGAAATTCCCTCTGCTGCCGGTTTTTCAGAATGAGATGATGCCTTTTCTTGAAGGTCAAGTCGGAGGCCTGGGTAGCGGGCGCCGCCTGTTGATGGGGGAATCCATGGGGGGCTTCAATGCTTCGCAGGCCTCTTTGCAGTTGCCGGCGACCTTTTCCAAAGTGGCTTTGTTGTGCCCGGCCCTGACCGTGATCGGGCCTTATTCTTCTGAAGCTGATATCGACAAATATATTGCTCGCACCAAGGCGCTGCGGTCGCGCGTGAATTTGATGCTGGGAATTTCCCGCGAGGTTTTTGCTGACGAGGCCGACTGGCAGAATCACAATCCCTTCAATCTGCTGACGCGGTATTCGGGCCTGATCCGCCCGGTGTTCTTTGTTTCCACGGGGCTGCAGGATGAATTTGGCTTTCAGGAAGGATCGGCTGAATTTGTAAAGGCCGCCCAAGCCGTGGGAATGTCCGCGACCTGGAGTCCCCTGGCGGGGGGGCACTGCAAATACAACCGTGAGGCTGTGGCGCAGTTTTTCCTGAGCCGCACCCGCTGA
- a CDS encoding HAMP domain-containing protein, which translates to MKTFRPRRKLIVNREVQFDVVMHVSVFVAVLFLGQMFAAWLFIGKIQELAGTGAFSMMSVQEFISRYKTVFLVYQLIPVLLGLVVGFWYFNRMTRRIVGPLFNIKRTVKRMADENLDSVEIHLRENDYFQDLAQDINVVLQKKPK; encoded by the coding sequence ATGAAAACATTCCGTCCGCGCCGCAAGTTGATCGTCAATCGCGAAGTGCAGTTTGATGTGGTCATGCATGTCAGCGTCTTTGTTGCCGTGCTTTTTCTGGGGCAGATGTTTGCCGCTTGGTTGTTCATTGGAAAAATTCAGGAATTGGCCGGGACCGGTGCCTTTTCAATGATGTCGGTGCAGGAATTTATCTCCCGCTATAAAACTGTGTTTTTGGTCTATCAGTTGATCCCGGTGTTGCTGGGGTTGGTGGTGGGCTTTTGGTACTTCAACCGCATGACCCGCAGAATTGTCGGTCCGCTCTTTAATATCAAACGCACGGTGAAACGAATGGCGGATGAAAATCTTGATTCGGTAGAGATTCACCTGCGGGAAAATGATTATTTCCAGGATCTGGCCCAGGACATCAACGTGGTTCTGCAGAAAAAGCCGAAGTGA